In Salmo salar chromosome ssa15, Ssal_v3.1, whole genome shotgun sequence, one genomic interval encodes:
- the LOC106571664 gene encoding transmembrane protein 121 encodes MVLPPPDKRHVCLTTIVIMTSMAFMDAYLVEQNEGPRKIGVCIIVLVGDICFLIVLRYVAVWVGAEVRTARRGYAMILWFLYIFVLEIKLYFVFQNCKADRKSLETVARKALTLLLSVCVPGLYLVLVALDNMEYVKTFRKKEDMRGRLFWVALDLLDLLDIQANLWEPQRTGLPIWAEGLMFFYCYILLLILPCVSLSEISMQGEHVSPQKMMLYPILSLVTINVVTILIRGVNMVLFQDSRVSTIFVGKNVVAIATKASTFLEYRRQVKEFPQPQNTMALELQQNSVCHGHARHTSHTQTLPNSTNLPHEPSPARDIDT; translated from the coding sequence ATGGTGTTGCCACCTCCGGACAAACGCCACGTGTGCCTGACCACCATCGTCATCATGACCAGCATGGCCTTCATGGACGCCTACCTGGTAGAGCAGAACGAGGGGCCCAGGAAGATCGGCGTGTGCATCATCGTGCTGGTCGGGGACATCTGCTTCCTCATCGTGCTGCGCTACGTGGCCGTATGGGTGGGCGCCGAGGTGCGCACGGCCCGCCGCGGCTACGCCATGATCCTCTGGTTCCTCTACATCTTTGTGCTGGAGATCAAGCTCTACTTCGTCTTCCAGAACTGCAAGGCGGATAGGAAGTCTCTGGAGACTGTGGCCCGGAAAGCCTTGACTCTTTTACTGTCCGTGTGCGTCCCAGGGCTTTACTTGGTTCTAGTGGCTCTGGACAACATGGAGTACGTGAAGACCTTCAGGAAGAAGGAGGACATGCGGGGGAGGCTCTTCTGGGTGGCTCTAGATCTTCTGGATCTTCTGGACATCCAGGCCAACCTGTGGGAGCCTCAGCGGACCGGACTGCCCATCTGGGCCGAGGGGCTGATGTTTTTCTACTGctacatcctcctcctcatcctgccCTGCGTCTCGCTCAGTGAGATCTCCATGCAAGGGGAGCACGTGTCGCCCCAGAAGATGATGCTCTATCCCATCCTCAGCCTAGTCACCATCAACGTGGTCACCATCCTGATCCGTGGGGTTAACATGGTCCTGTTCCAGGACAGTAGAGTCTCGACCATCTTCGTGGGCAAGAACGTGGTGGCGATCGCTACGAAGGCGTCCACGTTCCTGGAGTACCGGCGTCAAGTGAAGGAGTTCCCTCAACCGCAGAACACCATGGcgttggagctgcagcagaactcgGTGTGCCACGGACATGCGCGCCACACATCGCACACGCAGACCCTGCCCAACTCCACCAACCTGCCCCACGAACCCTCGCCAGCTCGTGACATAGACACATGA